One segment of Ascidiaceihabitans donghaensis DNA contains the following:
- a CDS encoding PDR/VanB family oxidoreductase — protein sequence MSGAEKITVRVTEKTELNDLVTRFRFEPVDGGLLPTFSGGAHTVVEMQDDAITRLNPYSLMSDPFDQSAYTISVRRDDEGRGGSLFLHKNVNVGDEMVISNPVNLFSLDLRAKKHLMIAGGIGITPFLAQIKQLDRAHGNWELHYACRSEALGSYVDYLTTTHPNDVNVYYDDQGQAIDLETLFDGQPLGTHIYVCGPKGMIDWVRSKAADLGWPREAVHYEEFLAPQPGKPFEVKLAVSNKVVQVGEQESLLEAMERVGVDAPYLCRGGACGMCETRVIDYTGNFIHRDHWLEDEEHSSGEKIMPCVSRFEGKTLVLDR from the coding sequence ATGAGCGGTGCCGAGAAAATCACTGTCCGTGTCACTGAAAAGACCGAATTGAACGATCTTGTGACGCGCTTTCGCTTTGAACCCGTGGATGGCGGCTTGTTGCCGACGTTCTCCGGTGGCGCCCACACGGTTGTTGAGATGCAGGATGATGCCATCACGCGGTTGAACCCGTATTCGTTGATGTCGGACCCTTTTGACCAATCCGCCTATACTATTTCGGTGCGCCGTGATGATGAAGGGCGGGGTGGGTCGCTGTTTCTGCATAAGAACGTGAATGTGGGCGACGAGATGGTGATCTCGAACCCGGTCAATTTGTTCAGCCTGGATTTGCGGGCGAAAAAGCACCTGATGATTGCAGGTGGTATCGGCATCACGCCTTTCCTCGCGCAGATCAAGCAACTGGACCGCGCCCATGGGAACTGGGAACTGCATTATGCGTGCCGCTCTGAGGCGTTGGGATCGTACGTCGATTATCTGACAACCACCCACCCTAATGATGTGAACGTCTACTATGACGATCAGGGGCAGGCGATTGATCTGGAAACCCTGTTTGATGGACAGCCTTTGGGCACGCATATCTATGTGTGTGGTCCCAAAGGGATGATCGATTGGGTGCGCAGCAAGGCGGCTGATCTTGGATGGCCCCGCGAGGCTGTGCATTACGAAGAATTCCTTGCGCCGCAACCGGGCAAACCCTTTGAGGTGAAACTGGCTGTGTCCAACAAGGTTGTGCAGGTTGGCGAACAGGAAAGCCTGTTGGAAGCGATGGAACGGGTCGGTGTTGATGCCCCTTACCTGTGCCGTGGCGGTGCCTGCGGTATGTGCGAAACCCGTGTGATCGATTACACCGGTAACTTCATCCACCGCGATCACTGGCTGGAAGACGAGGAACACAGCAGCGGCGAAAAGATCATGCCCTGCGTATCACGATTCGAGGGCAAGACCCTCGTGCTGGACCGCTAG
- a CDS encoding sarcosine oxidase subunit delta codes for MIINHPLLGPRDSAEFVYLGDASLIDRPDPETATPEDWHAYAYLRDNVAGDMRELWFHEGGDRSWLVVTRNTLTHEISKVEMARDVARAQGRSK; via the coding sequence ATGATTATCAATCACCCCCTTCTTGGCCCCCGCGACAGTGCCGAATTCGTCTATCTTGGCGACGCCTCGCTGATCGACCGTCCCGATCCTGAAACGGCCACCCCCGAAGATTGGCACGCCTATGCCTACCTGCGGGACAACGTGGCTGGCGACATGCGCGAACTTTGGTTTCACGAAGGCGGTGATCGGTCGTGGTTGGTGGTCACACGCAACACTCTGACCCATGAAATCAGCAAGGTCGAAATGGCACGCGATGTGGCACGCGCCCAAGGTAGGTCAAAATGA
- a CDS encoding ammonium transporter — MEEQIAELAAQIAALQGSGSTTNRMFAETFYYLTIPLMIIIHAGFLAYEMGASRLKNVLSSGVKNILAFAFMIPTFYFFGWWVYFGFPTGIPGDAGPMGISGVEYANSIALGWGDAAQYMGPNIGDNISGVFFGAFALFAATTASIMSGAVIERIQTVGFIILAVVLGSFAWVVAAAWGWHADGWLVTKFGVHDFGAAGLVHAVAGFFALGVLINLGPRIGKFNADGSANHIPGHNMPLTVVGLMLIIVGFFGFLMACVVPPGEAWSWFPDKFATIYGTPITLSALAFNILMAVAGGVIGSWLFTRDPFWMMSGALAGIISTASGLDIYFPALAFVVAFSAGIILKPCADWLERRGIDDAVGAVTVHGTIGLYGVVMLGIWGSGYPALQGAAGEVPTINLMGQIIGAVVFFLLGFVPGYVVSYILKMFGMLRIREGAELAGMDLVKVPAAGYPEWGTDAPVTPAE, encoded by the coding sequence GTGGAAGAACAGATTGCAGAATTAGCCGCCCAAATTGCGGCGCTACAAGGGAGCGGCAGTACGACCAACCGTATGTTTGCCGAAACGTTTTACTATTTAACGATCCCGTTGATGATCATCATCCATGCAGGCTTTCTCGCCTATGAGATGGGCGCGTCACGTCTTAAGAACGTGCTAAGCTCGGGCGTGAAGAACATTCTGGCCTTCGCCTTCATGATCCCGACCTTCTACTTCTTTGGCTGGTGGGTCTATTTCGGGTTCCCAACAGGGATTCCGGGCGACGCAGGACCAATGGGCATTTCTGGCGTAGAATATGCCAATTCGATTGCTTTGGGTTGGGGCGATGCGGCCCAATACATGGGGCCGAATATTGGCGATAACATCTCGGGTGTATTTTTTGGCGCGTTTGCACTGTTCGCAGCGACGACGGCATCCATTATGTCGGGTGCCGTGATCGAACGTATTCAAACGGTTGGTTTCATCATCCTTGCAGTTGTTCTAGGGTCCTTTGCCTGGGTTGTTGCGGCCGCTTGGGGTTGGCACGCGGATGGTTGGCTGGTGACCAAGTTCGGCGTTCATGATTTTGGGGCTGCCGGTCTGGTACATGCTGTTGCCGGTTTCTTTGCACTGGGTGTCTTGATCAATCTTGGGCCACGCATCGGCAAGTTTAATGCCGATGGGTCAGCCAACCATATCCCAGGGCACAACATGCCGCTGACGGTTGTGGGGCTGATGTTGATTATCGTTGGCTTTTTCGGCTTCTTGATGGCCTGCGTGGTTCCTCCGGGTGAAGCGTGGTCCTGGTTCCCTGACAAATTCGCGACCATTTACGGCACACCGATTACGTTGTCTGCTTTGGCCTTCAACATCCTGATGGCAGTTGCCGGTGGTGTGATTGGCAGCTGGTTGTTCACGCGTGATCCGTTCTGGATGATGTCGGGCGCTTTGGCCGGGATCATTTCCACGGCCTCTGGTCTCGACATCTACTTCCCTGCGCTGGCCTTTGTTGTCGCATTCTCTGCCGGGATCATCCTGAAGCCCTGTGCGGACTGGCTGGAACGCCGCGGCATCGACGATGCGGTGGGTGCGGTAACAGTCCACGGCACAATCGGCTTGTACGGTGTTGTGATGCTGGGCATTTGGGGCTCCGGCTATCCGGCGCTTCAAGGTGCTGCAGGTGAAGTGCCAACCATCAACCTGATGGGCCAGATCATTGGTGCGGTTGTCTTCTTCCTGCTTGGGTTCGTGCCGGGCTACGTTGTGTCTTACATCCTCAAGATGTTCGGCATGCTGCGTATCCGTGAAGGGGCGGAACTTGCGGGTATGGACCTCGTGAAGGTTCCGGCGGCTGGGTATCCCGAGTGGGGCACAGACGCACCTGTGACACCTGCTGAATAA
- a CDS encoding aminomethyltransferase family protein yields the protein MAILWRHSALAHRHAEIGGELEDWNGMGTAWFYDDTPERAKADYEAIRTKAGLMDVSGLKKVHLVGPDAAYVIDRVTTRNVEKIAPGRSTYASMLNADGKFVDDCIIYHLSVNTWLVVHGTGIGMEQLTTVAAGKNVSVLFDDDLHDMSLQGPVSVDLLAAEIPAIRDLAYFGIMQTRLFGRDVMISRTGYTGERGYEIFCRGKDATHLWDSILDAGKDMGVRPVQFSTLDMLRIESYLLFYPGDNSETFPFDNDLCGDTIWELGLEFTVSPGKTGFIGAENHYALEGKERFKIYGVQLSDGGMAQMDMGARIMQDGKDVGVITYGLSSDLNNYSVAIARLDPSAAKAGTKLTVVQLDGTELAATAEEMPFYDQDKKIRTAKG from the coding sequence ATGGCCATTCTTTGGAGGCATTCTGCGCTTGCGCACCGTCACGCCGAAATCGGCGGAGAGTTGGAAGACTGGAACGGGATGGGCACTGCGTGGTTCTATGACGATACGCCCGAACGCGCAAAAGCCGACTATGAAGCAATCCGCACCAAGGCCGGATTGATGGATGTGTCGGGTTTGAAAAAGGTACATTTGGTCGGCCCGGATGCCGCTTATGTCATTGACCGTGTCACCACGCGCAACGTCGAAAAAATCGCGCCTGGCCGATCCACATACGCGTCCATGCTGAACGCCGATGGCAAATTTGTGGATGACTGCATCATCTACCATCTGTCAGTGAACACGTGGCTGGTTGTGCACGGCACAGGCATCGGAATGGAGCAATTGACCACCGTTGCCGCCGGTAAAAACGTATCCGTTCTTTTTGACGATGATTTGCACGACATGTCGTTGCAAGGTCCGGTGTCCGTGGATTTGTTGGCTGCCGAAATCCCCGCCATCCGCGATCTGGCGTATTTCGGCATCATGCAAACGCGTCTGTTTGGTCGTGATGTCATGATCAGTCGCACGGGATACACCGGCGAGCGTGGCTACGAAATCTTCTGCCGGGGTAAGGATGCCACGCATTTGTGGGACAGTATTCTGGATGCAGGCAAAGATATGGGTGTGCGCCCTGTGCAGTTCTCGACGCTCGATATGTTGCGCATCGAAAGCTATTTGCTGTTCTATCCGGGCGACAATTCCGAAACCTTCCCCTTCGACAACGATCTGTGCGGCGACACTATTTGGGAATTGGGTCTGGAGTTCACGGTATCCCCCGGCAAGACAGGCTTTATCGGCGCGGAAAACCACTATGCTTTGGAAGGCAAAGAGCGCTTCAAAATCTACGGTGTGCAGCTGTCTGATGGCGGCATGGCGCAAATGGATATGGGTGCACGGATCATGCAGGATGGCAAAGACGTGGGTGTCATCACTTATGGTTTGTCCTCTGATCTGAACAACTATTCCGTGGCCATCGCACGATTGGACCCTAGCGCGGCCAAAGCCGGCACCAAGCTGACGGTTGTGCAATTGGATGGCACAGAGCTGGCAGCAACCGCCGAGGAAATGCCGTTCTACGATCAGGACAAAAAAATCCGCACAGCAAAAGGCTGA
- the dmmA gene encoding dimethylamine monooxygenase subunit DmmA has translation MSKFEFPPSIRSRPVYGTLEERPGKHHLMIADAEGAEAIMDVATPDLMAKTHIIFIPRGTDFAGKLRGLNPAQFYEGPTYQASVQRIRRVLQDAHMGLQVYLTGTEGLMGQAQNEAMQAGIPHTAIQTEHRGSTARRMQCVHCKGITEDVETDPFVCSHCGLNLFVRDHYSRRLAAYQGVCIDAEDPGNVPAPKGIYE, from the coding sequence ATGTCGAAATTCGAATTCCCCCCGTCCATCCGAAGCCGTCCTGTCTATGGCACTTTGGAAGAACGCCCTGGCAAGCATCACCTGATGATCGCAGACGCCGAAGGGGCCGAGGCCATCATGGATGTGGCCACACCGGATCTGATGGCGAAAACCCATATCATCTTTATCCCGCGCGGCACGGATTTTGCCGGTAAACTGCGCGGCTTGAACCCTGCGCAGTTCTATGAGGGGCCGACCTATCAAGCCTCAGTGCAGCGCATTCGCCGCGTTTTGCAAGATGCCCATATGGGGTTGCAGGTGTATCTGACGGGTACTGAAGGCTTGATGGGCCAAGCCCAGAATGAAGCCATGCAAGCCGGCATTCCGCACACAGCCATTCAGACAGAACATCGCGGATCAACTGCGCGGCGTATGCAATGTGTACACTGCAAGGGCATCACCGAAGATGTGGAAACGGACCCTTTTGTGTGCTCGCATTGCGGGTTGAATCTGTTTGTGCGTGACCACTATTCGCGCCGTTTGGCCGCCTATCAGGGGGTGTGTATCGACGCCGAAGACCCCGGCAATGTCCCTGCACCAAAAGGAATTTACGAATGA
- a CDS encoding sarcosine oxidase subunit alpha family protein, which translates to MTQINRVSGGQIDRSATFKFKFDGKSYTGHPGDTLASAMLANNVRLMGRSFKYHRPRGPLTAGSEEPNAIVELGEGARKEPNTRATTAELFDGLVANSQNRWPSLAFDAMAINDRFSNFLTAGFYYKTFMWPAAFWEKLYEPIIRKAAGLGSLSMQEDPDVYDKGFRHCDLLIVGAGPAGLMAALTAARSGQQIILADEDFAYGGRLTSETFSVDDAPALDWVKATIAELSSCPNVRLMPRTTVIGAFDHGIYGAVERITDHLRNAPAGTPRQILWRIYAKQTLLTAGATERPIAFDNNDRPGIMLAGAMRAYVNRFGAAPAKRVAIFTNNDDGHRTAADLHTKGVKIASVIDTRPDAPKSYDYEVLSGAQVVDTMGRLGLTFAEVKLADGTMRTVECGALGVSGGWNPNVHLTCHQRGRPTWNSDLAAFVPGGTLPPGMHVAGAAQGIFSTQGAMQSGAQTAADMLGIKAAPSPATEDAPVSQTPFWYVEGCSRAWLDQQNDVTVKDVKLSHQEGFRSVEHLKRYTTLGMATDQGKTSNIGGLAIMAELAGKAIPEVGTTIFRPPYTPTAIGALAGRMRGKDFHPTRLTPSHYWAKEQGAVFVEVGNWLRAQWFPRPGETHWRESVDREVRQTRASVGVCDCTTLGKIDVQGTDAAAFLNKIYCNGFAKLAVGKTRYGLMLREDGIAMDDGTAGRLAEDHFVVTTTTANAVKVYQHMEFVRQCLCPDMDVQLISTTEGWAQYAVAGPNSRKLLQKIVDPEFDISNDGFPFMACANITVCGGLRARLFRISFSGELAFEIAVPSRYGDALMRRLMAEGEEFDVTPYGTEALGVMRIEKGHAAGNELNGTTTALNLGMGRMVSKAKDSIGSKLSERDGLNTTDALMQVGIMPVDAKDKITAGGHLMAADGPVDAAHDQGYVTSAAFSPSLDSMIGLGFLKNGGTRIGEKMRLVSPVTNLTVDVEIVSHHFVDPEGDRVRA; encoded by the coding sequence ATGACCCAGATAAACCGTGTATCCGGCGGCCAGATTGATCGGTCCGCAACCTTCAAGTTCAAATTTGACGGCAAAAGCTATACAGGCCACCCCGGTGACACGCTGGCGTCTGCGATGTTGGCCAACAATGTCCGACTTATGGGGCGGTCCTTCAAATATCACCGCCCGCGCGGCCCGCTTACGGCAGGGTCCGAAGAACCCAACGCCATCGTAGAGCTTGGCGAAGGAGCGCGCAAAGAACCAAACACCCGCGCCACCACAGCAGAGCTTTTTGACGGGCTGGTTGCCAATTCACAAAATCGCTGGCCATCCTTGGCCTTTGACGCGATGGCCATCAACGACCGCTTTTCCAACTTTTTGACAGCGGGTTTTTATTACAAAACATTCATGTGGCCTGCCGCATTCTGGGAAAAACTGTATGAGCCGATTATTCGCAAGGCTGCAGGACTTGGGTCACTGTCCATGCAAGAAGACCCCGACGTTTACGACAAGGGATTTCGCCACTGTGATTTGCTGATTGTCGGCGCCGGTCCTGCCGGGCTGATGGCAGCCCTAACCGCCGCGCGGTCAGGGCAGCAGATCATCCTTGCAGATGAAGATTTTGCCTATGGCGGACGTCTCACATCCGAGACTTTTTCCGTAGACGACGCGCCCGCCCTTGATTGGGTCAAAGCCACAATCGCCGAACTGTCATCCTGTCCCAATGTACGCCTGATGCCCCGCACAACGGTGATCGGGGCCTTTGATCACGGTATCTATGGCGCTGTTGAGCGGATCACGGACCATCTTCGGAATGCCCCTGCCGGCACGCCGCGCCAAATTCTGTGGCGCATCTATGCCAAGCAAACCCTTCTGACTGCAGGGGCAACCGAACGCCCCATCGCTTTTGACAACAACGACCGCCCCGGAATCATGCTGGCAGGTGCAATGCGTGCTTATGTGAACCGCTTTGGCGCAGCCCCCGCAAAACGCGTGGCGATTTTCACAAATAACGATGATGGACATCGCACCGCAGCGGACTTGCATACAAAAGGTGTAAAAATCGCCAGCGTCATCGACACCCGACCTGACGCACCGAAGTCTTACGACTATGAGGTGCTTTCGGGGGCGCAAGTGGTCGATACCATGGGGCGTCTTGGATTGACCTTTGCAGAGGTAAAACTGGCTGATGGTACAATGCGCACTGTCGAATGTGGTGCTTTGGGCGTGTCCGGCGGCTGGAACCCCAATGTTCATTTGACGTGCCATCAACGTGGTAGACCCACATGGAACTCCGATCTTGCGGCCTTCGTGCCCGGAGGTACTTTGCCCCCCGGCATGCACGTTGCAGGTGCCGCGCAAGGCATTTTCTCGACGCAGGGCGCGATGCAGTCAGGGGCGCAAACCGCAGCAGACATGCTTGGCATAAAAGCAGCACCTTCACCCGCCACCGAAGATGCCCCCGTCAGCCAAACGCCTTTCTGGTATGTCGAAGGATGCAGCCGTGCATGGTTGGATCAGCAAAACGACGTGACCGTCAAAGACGTGAAACTAAGCCACCAGGAAGGCTTCAGGTCTGTTGAACACCTGAAACGCTACACAACGCTTGGGATGGCCACAGACCAGGGCAAGACATCAAACATCGGCGGGCTGGCGATCATGGCGGAATTGGCAGGCAAGGCCATTCCCGAAGTGGGCACAACGATTTTCCGCCCTCCCTATACTCCGACAGCTATTGGGGCTTTGGCTGGCAGAATGCGGGGCAAGGACTTTCATCCGACGCGCCTGACGCCGTCGCACTACTGGGCAAAGGAACAAGGTGCTGTTTTTGTTGAGGTCGGCAACTGGCTTCGGGCGCAATGGTTCCCCCGGCCCGGCGAAACCCATTGGCGTGAAAGCGTCGACCGTGAAGTACGGCAAACGCGGGCGTCCGTGGGCGTGTGTGATTGCACGACTTTGGGAAAAATCGACGTACAAGGCACCGATGCGGCGGCATTTTTGAACAAAATCTATTGCAATGGCTTTGCCAAATTGGCGGTTGGGAAAACCCGTTACGGCTTGATGCTGCGCGAAGACGGCATCGCCATGGATGACGGCACAGCAGGACGTTTGGCTGAAGACCATTTCGTTGTCACAACGACAACCGCCAATGCCGTAAAAGTATACCAGCACATGGAATTTGTGCGCCAGTGCCTGTGCCCCGACATGGATGTGCAGCTGATTTCCACCACCGAAGGCTGGGCACAATACGCGGTTGCCGGTCCCAATTCGCGCAAGTTGTTGCAAAAGATTGTGGACCCCGAATTCGACATCTCGAACGACGGCTTTCCTTTTATGGCCTGTGCCAACATCACTGTGTGCGGCGGATTACGCGCACGGCTGTTCCGGATTTCCTTTAGCGGTGAACTGGCTTTTGAAATCGCAGTGCCATCGCGGTACGGTGATGCGCTGATGCGGCGATTGATGGCCGAGGGCGAAGAGTTCGACGTCACCCCATACGGCACCGAAGCCTTGGGTGTGATGCGCATCGAAAAGGGCCACGCAGCGGGCAATGAGCTGAACGGGACAACCACTGCGTTGAACCTTGGCATGGGCCGCATGGTGTCAAAGGCCAAAGACAGCATCGGATCAAAACTGTCGGAACGCGACGGGTTGAACACGACAGATGCCCTGATGCAGGTCGGGATAATGCCAGTGGACGCCAAAGATAAAATCACTGCGGGTGGTCATTTAATGGCCGCGGATGGTCCGGTGGATGCCGCCCATGATCAGGGCTATGTGACTTCGGCGGCCTTTTCACCGTCTTTGGATAGCATGATTGGCTTGGGCTTTTTGAAGAATGGCGGCACACGCATTGGCGAAAAAATGCGACTTGTATCGCCTGTCACAAATTTAACGGTGGATGTGGAAATCGTGTCCCACCACTTTGTAGACCCAGAGGGGGACCGTGTTCGTGCATGA
- a CDS encoding helix-turn-helix domain-containing protein: MVAPLSQDPHRTRDNEREKVLEVAIGREVRNYRRQQETTVAELSGMTGISIGMLSKIENGNTSPSLTTLQALANALSVPLTSFFRRFEETRQAVHTPAGEGVEIDRDGTRANHHYTLLGHIGSNASGVVVEPYLITLTEESDVFPTFQHGGIETIYMLEGKVDYRHGDAVHSLQPGDTLFFDADAPHGPERLIELPARYLSIISYPQST; this comes from the coding sequence ATGGTTGCCCCCCTTTCCCAAGACCCGCATCGCACACGCGACAATGAGCGTGAAAAAGTGCTTGAGGTCGCCATCGGTCGGGAAGTGCGCAACTATCGCCGTCAGCAAGAAACCACCGTGGCGGAACTGTCTGGAATGACAGGCATTTCGATTGGTATGTTGTCAAAAATCGAAAACGGCAACACATCCCCTTCACTTACAACGCTACAAGCCCTCGCCAATGCGCTTTCTGTGCCGTTGACCAGTTTCTTTCGCCGTTTCGAAGAAACACGGCAGGCCGTGCATACCCCTGCGGGCGAAGGCGTGGAAATTGACCGTGATGGCACGCGCGCAAATCACCACTACACGCTTTTGGGCCACATCGGATCAAACGCATCCGGCGTCGTGGTAGAACCGTATCTGATCACTTTGACAGAAGAATCCGACGTCTTTCCAACTTTCCAGCATGGCGGTATCGAAACGATCTACATGCTTGAAGGCAAAGTAGACTATCGGCATGGTGATGCGGTGCACAGCTTGCAGCCCGGCGACACGTTGTTTTTTGATGCCGACGCGCCCCATGGCCCTGAACGCCTGATAGAACTGCCGGCGCGTTACCTATCCATCATCAGCTATCCACAAAGCACATAG
- a CDS encoding heme-dependent oxidative N-demethylase family protein, with amino-acid sequence MTIQFNDETFRDDYSFHNSERAIRRFPFPFDKDSYMYAVNMEQHRGGPADSVYEKRFDVDEHYVSEMRDRAKVLADDPLRCQSLPHMTLAGWDLLELIMVSKSEDYPDLFELHRDGDQWRWINKPLGIDDSFTFMDETTLPYGPMEYITRQSQGDFAVLDQRDDNLWMDAGMITTQADWSLDFDIGMNFFEWHAPVPLAHEKGIFVRALKFLLNIQQGAPARRLNWTMTVNPLLDTSPENYHKWGIQKTSLTPDNIGAKQHLRVELQTFFRLPRSNALVFPIRCYLCSFQDLMTAPKWGRRLHRVIRDLPEELATYKGFIDNRPMMLDYLSQFDDGLPTSNGIWPEFETEPPLQK; translated from the coding sequence ATGACCATTCAATTCAACGACGAAACGTTCCGCGACGACTATTCCTTCCACAACTCTGAACGTGCGATCCGGCGCTTTCCGTTTCCGTTCGACAAAGACAGCTACATGTACGCCGTCAACATGGAACAGCATCGCGGCGGGCCTGCGGACTCCGTGTATGAAAAGCGCTTTGATGTGGATGAGCACTATGTCTCGGAAATGCGCGACCGGGCCAAAGTGCTGGCCGATGATCCGCTGCGCTGCCAATCCTTGCCGCACATGACACTCGCAGGTTGGGATTTGCTGGAACTGATCATGGTGTCCAAATCCGAAGACTATCCTGATCTGTTTGAACTACACCGCGACGGCGACCAATGGCGCTGGATCAACAAGCCGCTTGGCATTGACGATTCATTCACCTTCATGGACGAAACCACGCTGCCTTACGGCCCAATGGAATACATCACGCGCCAATCGCAGGGTGATTTCGCAGTTCTTGACCAACGCGATGACAATCTGTGGATGGACGCAGGCATGATCACGACGCAGGCTGACTGGTCGCTGGATTTTGACATCGGGATGAACTTTTTTGAATGGCATGCACCGGTGCCGTTGGCACATGAAAAAGGGATTTTTGTACGGGCGTTGAAGTTTCTGCTGAATATCCAGCAAGGGGCGCCCGCGCGGCGTTTGAACTGGACCATGACGGTGAACCCGCTTTTGGACACCAGCCCCGAAAACTATCACAAATGGGGCATTCAAAAAACGTCCCTGACCCCTGACAACATTGGCGCGAAACAGCACTTGCGGGTTGAACTGCAAACCTTCTTTCGCCTGCCACGGTCCAATGCGTTGGTGTTTCCGATCCGGTGCTACTTGTGCAGCTTTCAGGACTTGATGACTGCGCCCAAATGGGGGCGGCGTTTGCACCGTGTGATACGTGATTTGCCTGAAGAACTCGCGACATACAAAGGGTTCATCGACAACCGTCCCATGATGTTGGACTACCTGTCGCAATTCGATGACGGGCTGCCGACGTCCAACGGTATCTGGCCTGAATTTGAGACAGAACCTCCATTGCAAAAGTGA
- a CDS encoding sarcosine oxidase subunit gamma, whose protein sequence is MHDLTPITALGGATPQVETVGTVTLSENPGLALASVMARVGFETDCAKHLADLLDGDAPGPGKCRLHDPEAAFWLGPDQWMVGAPYDTHETLASDLKTRFGNTASITEQSDAWVCYDLRGAGMETVMELCCNLNIRAMQTGDAQRTSIHHLGCFVLRRDPEDWVRILGPRSSAGSLHHALKTAMVSAELL, encoded by the coding sequence GTGCATGACCTGACACCCATCACCGCATTGGGCGGCGCGACCCCGCAAGTGGAAACCGTAGGCACAGTCACCCTGTCGGAGAACCCCGGCCTTGCGCTGGCGTCAGTCATGGCGCGTGTGGGTTTCGAAACAGACTGCGCCAAGCATTTGGCCGACCTGCTGGACGGCGACGCACCGGGACCCGGCAAATGCCGGTTGCATGATCCGGAAGCGGCGTTCTGGCTAGGTCCGGACCAATGGATGGTTGGCGCCCCGTACGACACACACGAAACATTGGCCAGTGACCTGAAAACACGTTTCGGAAACACCGCATCCATCACAGAGCAATCCGACGCTTGGGTCTGCTATGACCTGCGTGGGGCTGGAATGGAGACCGTGATGGAATTGTGTTGCAATCTGAACATCCGCGCCATGCAAACAGGCGATGCGCAACGCACATCCATCCATCATTTGGGATGTTTTGTGCTGCGTCGTGATCCCGAAGACTGGGTGCGCATTTTGGGGCCTCGGTCGTCCGCAGGTAGCCTGCATCATGCGCTAAAAACAGCGATGGTTTCAGCGGAACTGCTTTGA
- a CDS encoding methyl-accepting chemotaxis protein has translation MKDVLDSIFSSVEVFAYRCVNDDDYTMKEMHGAVELITGYAPDAILGNAQVSFVGLTFEEDKEKVFAEVDAAIEAGKTWDVAYRLVRPNGDLMPVRERGNAVFQDGELVYLEGLIVGAQAEVDLRDEMHDMLHMSQTKNDRVQQVVSQITRSLRQLNMLSINASVEAARSGEAGRGFAVVATEMKALANQNATWARAISDELRLNS, from the coding sequence ATGAAGGATGTGTTGGATAGCATTTTTTCGTCAGTTGAAGTGTTTGCCTATCGTTGTGTGAACGATGACGACTATACGATGAAGGAAATGCACGGCGCCGTTGAATTGATTACGGGGTACGCGCCGGATGCGATTTTGGGCAACGCCCAGGTGTCATTTGTCGGACTGACGTTTGAAGAAGACAAAGAAAAGGTTTTTGCCGAAGTTGATGCGGCAATCGAAGCAGGCAAAACCTGGGACGTGGCCTATAGGCTTGTGCGGCCCAACGGTGATCTGATGCCTGTGCGCGAGCGTGGCAATGCCGTATTTCAAGATGGTGAACTGGTGTACTTGGAAGGGTTGATTGTTGGCGCCCAAGCCGAAGTCGATCTTCGTGATGAAATGCACGACATGTTGCATATGAGCCAAACAAAGAACGATCGTGTTCAGCAGGTCGTATCGCAGATTACGCGGTCTTTGCGCCAATTGAACATGTTGTCGATCAACGCCAGCGTTGAGGCAGCGCGCAGTGGCGAAGCGGGGCGTGGTTTTGCCGTTGTCGCCACAGAGATGAAAGCCCTCGCAAATCAAAACGCGACATGGGCCCGCGCCATTTCAGACGAGCTAAGATTGAATTCCTAG